The following are encoded together in the Drosophila sechellia strain sech25 chromosome 3R, ASM438219v1, whole genome shotgun sequence genome:
- the LOC6606869 gene encoding uncharacterized protein LOC6606869 produces MSSWVVSTTELCDCGNKGSKASSSSSRHTRLILLVWQNLAEKCHKFGSFLRRETNKPLPKELRRSLRLNKSARRKGYRSCESEADKRLITERLNEPVNISIRMGPAYDYRPSNF; encoded by the exons ATGTCGTCGTGGGTTGTCTCCACCACCGAGCTGTGCGACTGTGGTAACAAAGGCTCCAAAGcctcgtcctcatcctcgcGGCACACGCGTCTGATCCTGCTGGTGTGGCAGAATCTCGCCGAGAAGTGCCACAAATTCGGAAGTTTTCTCCGCCGCGAAACGAATAAGCCGCTGCCCAAAGAACTGAGGCGATCGTTACGTCTTAACAAATCGGCCCGCCGGAAAGGCTATCGGAGTTGCGAGAGCGAGGCAGATAAACG GCTGATAACAGAGCGTTTAAACGAACCCGTCAACATATCCATTCGCATGGGACCTGCCTACGACTATAGGCCATCGAATTTCTGA